Proteins co-encoded in one Streptomyces sp. JH34 genomic window:
- a CDS encoding DUF6243 family protein, whose protein sequence is MAKSRNNLLGVGGQRKKLSAAERQGAGPARDKDRKVAEDRKQELVRKMRERAAAETAPAQDAPAGS, encoded by the coding sequence GTGGCGAAGAGCCGCAACAACCTTCTCGGCGTGGGCGGGCAGCGCAAGAAGCTGTCCGCCGCGGAACGACAGGGCGCGGGCCCCGCGCGCGACAAGGACCGCAAGGTCGCCGAGGACAGGAAGCAGGAGCTGGTGCGCAAGATGCGTGAGCGCGCCGCCGCGGAGACCGCTCCGGCGCAGGACGCACCGGCCGGGAGCTGA
- the dusB gene encoding tRNA dihydrouridine synthase DusB gives MTTLAPALPLLRIGPHTVQPPVVLAPMAGITNAPFRTLCREFSGGKGLFVSEMITTRALVERNEKTMQLIHFDASETPRSIQLYGVDPVTVGKAVRMIVDEDLADHIDLNFGCPVPKVTRKGGGSALPYKRPLLRAILREAVAQAGDLPVTIKMRKGIDDDHTTYLDAGRIAVEEGITAVALHGRTTAQHYGGTADWDAIARLKEHVPEIPVLGNGDIWSADDALRMMRETGCDGVVVGRGCLGRPWLFGDLVSAFEGTGTRQEPVLRQVADVMLRHATLLGEWIGDESRGVIDFRKHVAWYLKGFAVGSDMRRKLAVTSSLEELGGQLQELDLDQPWPVGADGPRGRTSGNNRVALPDGWLKDPYDCAGVSADAELDTSGG, from the coding sequence ATGACCACGCTCGCCCCCGCCCTCCCGCTGCTCCGGATCGGCCCGCACACCGTCCAGCCGCCGGTCGTGCTCGCCCCCATGGCCGGCATCACCAACGCGCCCTTCCGCACCCTGTGCCGCGAGTTCTCGGGCGGCAAGGGGCTGTTCGTCAGCGAGATGATCACCACACGGGCGCTGGTCGAGCGCAACGAGAAGACCATGCAGCTCATTCACTTCGACGCGAGTGAGACCCCGCGTTCCATCCAGCTGTACGGGGTGGACCCCGTGACCGTCGGCAAGGCGGTCCGCATGATCGTCGACGAGGACCTCGCCGACCACATCGACCTGAACTTCGGCTGCCCGGTCCCCAAGGTCACCCGCAAGGGGGGCGGCTCCGCGCTCCCGTACAAGCGGCCCCTGCTCCGCGCGATCCTCCGTGAGGCCGTCGCACAGGCGGGCGACCTCCCGGTGACCATCAAGATGCGCAAGGGCATCGACGACGACCACACCACGTACCTCGACGCGGGCCGCATCGCCGTCGAGGAGGGGATCACGGCCGTCGCCCTGCACGGCAGGACCACCGCCCAGCACTACGGCGGAACGGCCGACTGGGACGCCATCGCGCGCCTCAAGGAGCACGTCCCCGAGATCCCCGTCCTCGGCAACGGCGACATCTGGAGCGCCGACGACGCCCTGCGGATGATGCGTGAGACCGGCTGCGACGGCGTCGTGGTGGGCCGCGGGTGCCTGGGGCGCCCCTGGCTCTTCGGTGATCTGGTCAGCGCGTTCGAGGGCACGGGGACGAGGCAGGAGCCCGTCCTGCGCCAGGTCGCGGACGTCATGCTGCGCCACGCGACGCTGCTGGGGGAGTGGATCGGCGACGAGAGCCGGGGCGTCATCGACTTCCGCAAGCACGTCGCCTGGTACCTGAAGGGCTTCGCGGTCGGCTCGGACATGCGCCGGAAACTCGCGGTCACCTCCTCGCTGGAGGAACTGGGCGGTCAGCTCCAGGAACTCGACCTGGACCAGCCCTGGCCGGTCGGCGCGGACGGCCCCCGGGGGCGCACCTCAGGCAACAACCGGGTGGCGCTGCCGGACGGCTGGCTCAAGGACCCGTACGACTGCGCGGGTGTGAGCGCCGACGCGGAGCTGGACACCTCGGGCGGCTGA
- the ppdK gene encoding pyruvate, phosphate dikinase, with protein MSENKDPQKFVYDFTEGNKDLKDLLGGKGANLAEMTNLGLPVPPGFTITTEACKVYLDSGDEPAELRDEVSSHLRALEKRMGKNLGQADDPLLVSVRSGAKFSMPGMMDTVLNIGLSDASVVGLAAQAGGERFAWDSYRRLIQMFGKTVLGVDGDLFEGALEAAKEAKGVTVDVDLDAADLKKLVEHFKKIVVRDAGRDFPQDPREQMDLAINAVFDSWNTDRAKLYRRQERIPGDLGTAVNVCSMVFGNLGPDSGTGVAFTRDPASGHQGVYGDYLQNAQGEDVVAGIRNTVPLAELESIDKASYDQLMKIMETLETHYKDLCDIEFTIERGQLWMLQTRVGKRTAGAAFRIATQLVDQGLIDEAEALQRVNGAQLAQLMFPRFDHGAASVLLGRGIAASPGAAVGKAVFDSYTAVKWSRSGEKVILIRRETNPDDLDGMIAAEGILTSRGGKTSHAAVVARGMGKTCVCGAEEIEVDTKRRRLTVGDTVVEEGDLVSVDGSSGKVYLGEVPVVPSPVVEYFEGRVHAGADEADELVSAVHRIMAYADRVRRLRVRANADNAEDASRARRFGAQGIGLCRTEHMFLGERREMVEKLILADTDDEREAALEALLPLQRADFIELFESMDGLPVTVRLLDPPLHEFLPDITELSVRVALAESRKDANENDLRLLQAVHKLHEQNPMLGLRGVRLGLVIPGLFAMQVRAIAEAAAHRKNAKGDPRAEIMIPLVGTVQELEIVREEADHVIAEVEAATGTELRLSIGTMIELPRAALTAGQIAEAAEFFSFGTNDLTQTVWGFSRDDVEASFFTAYLEKGIFGVSPFETIDKDGVGSLVRSAVEAGRATRPDLKLGICGEHGGDPESVHFFHEVGLDYVSCSPFRIPVARLEAGRAAAESRGSDSR; from the coding sequence GTGTCGGAAAACAAAGATCCCCAGAAGTTCGTCTACGACTTCACCGAGGGCAACAAGGATCTGAAGGATCTTCTGGGTGGCAAGGGTGCCAACCTCGCCGAGATGACCAACCTCGGGCTGCCCGTCCCTCCGGGTTTCACGATCACCACCGAGGCCTGCAAGGTCTACCTCGACAGCGGTGACGAGCCGGCGGAGCTGCGCGACGAGGTCAGCTCGCACCTCCGGGCGCTCGAGAAGCGGATGGGCAAGAACCTCGGCCAGGCCGACGACCCGTTGCTGGTATCCGTCCGCTCCGGCGCGAAGTTCTCGATGCCCGGCATGATGGACACGGTCCTCAACATCGGCCTCTCCGACGCCTCGGTCGTGGGCCTCGCCGCCCAGGCCGGCGGCGAGCGCTTCGCCTGGGACTCCTACCGTCGCCTCATCCAGATGTTCGGGAAGACCGTGCTCGGTGTCGACGGCGACCTCTTCGAGGGGGCGCTGGAGGCGGCGAAGGAGGCCAAGGGCGTCACGGTCGACGTGGATCTGGACGCGGCCGACCTGAAGAAGCTGGTCGAGCACTTCAAGAAGATCGTCGTCCGGGACGCCGGGCGGGACTTCCCGCAGGACCCGCGCGAGCAGATGGACCTGGCCATAAACGCGGTCTTCGACTCGTGGAACACCGACCGGGCCAAGCTCTACCGCCGCCAGGAGCGCATCCCCGGCGACCTCGGCACGGCTGTCAACGTCTGCTCGATGGTCTTCGGCAACCTCGGCCCCGACTCCGGCACGGGCGTCGCCTTCACCCGCGACCCGGCCAGTGGCCACCAGGGCGTCTACGGCGACTACCTCCAGAACGCGCAGGGCGAGGACGTCGTCGCGGGCATCCGCAACACGGTGCCGCTCGCCGAGCTGGAGTCGATCGACAAGGCGTCGTACGACCAGTTGATGAAGATCATGGAGACCCTGGAGACCCACTACAAGGATCTCTGCGACATCGAGTTCACGATCGAGCGCGGCCAGCTCTGGATGCTCCAGACCCGGGTCGGCAAGCGCACCGCCGGCGCCGCCTTCCGCATCGCCACCCAGCTCGTCGACCAGGGCCTCATCGACGAGGCCGAGGCGCTCCAGCGGGTCAACGGGGCCCAGCTCGCGCAGCTGATGTTCCCGCGCTTCGACCACGGCGCCGCCAGCGTGCTGCTGGGCCGCGGCATCGCCGCGTCGCCGGGTGCGGCCGTGGGCAAGGCCGTCTTCGACTCGTACACCGCCGTCAAGTGGTCGCGGTCGGGCGAGAAGGTCATCCTCATCCGCCGGGAGACCAACCCCGACGACCTCGACGGCATGATCGCGGCCGAGGGCATCCTGACCTCGCGCGGCGGCAAGACCTCGCACGCCGCCGTCGTCGCCCGCGGCATGGGCAAGACCTGTGTCTGCGGCGCCGAGGAGATCGAGGTCGACACCAAGCGCCGCCGGCTCACGGTCGGGGACACCGTCGTGGAGGAGGGTGACCTCGTCTCCGTCGACGGGTCCAGCGGCAAGGTGTACCTCGGCGAGGTCCCGGTCGTGCCGTCCCCGGTCGTCGAGTACTTCGAGGGCCGCGTGCACGCGGGCGCCGACGAGGCCGACGAGCTCGTCTCCGCCGTGCACCGGATCATGGCGTACGCCGACCGGGTACGCCGTCTGCGGGTACGGGCGAACGCGGACAACGCCGAGGACGCCTCGCGGGCCCGTCGCTTCGGCGCCCAGGGCATCGGCCTGTGCCGCACCGAGCACATGTTCCTCGGTGAACGCCGCGAGATGGTCGAGAAGCTGATCCTCGCGGACACCGACGACGAGCGTGAGGCCGCGCTCGAGGCGCTGCTGCCGCTCCAGAGGGCCGACTTCATCGAGCTGTTCGAGTCGATGGACGGGCTGCCCGTCACCGTCCGGCTGCTCGACCCGCCGCTGCACGAGTTCCTGCCCGACATCACCGAGCTCTCCGTGCGGGTCGCGCTCGCCGAGTCCCGCAAGGACGCCAACGAGAACGACCTGCGTCTGCTGCAGGCCGTGCACAAGCTCCACGAGCAGAACCCGATGCTGGGGCTCCGCGGTGTGCGTCTCGGCCTGGTCATCCCAGGACTGTTCGCGATGCAGGTCCGCGCGATCGCGGAAGCGGCGGCCCACCGCAAGAACGCGAAGGGCGACCCGCGCGCCGAGATCATGATCCCGCTCGTCGGCACGGTCCAGGAGCTGGAGATCGTCCGTGAGGAGGCGGACCACGTGATCGCCGAGGTCGAGGCGGCCACCGGCACGGAACTGCGGCTGAGCATCGGCACGATGATCGAGCTGCCCAGGGCGGCGCTGACCGCCGGTCAGATCGCCGAGGCCGCCGAGTTCTTCTCCTTCGGCACGAACGACCTCACCCAGACGGTGTGGGGCTTCTCCCGCGACGACGTGGAGGCCTCGTTCTTCACCGCGTACCTGGAGAAGGGCATCTTCGGGGTGTCGCCGTTCGAGACGATCGACAAGGACGGCGTCGGCTCCCTCGTACGCAGTGCGGTGGAAGCGGGCCGGGCCACCCGCCCGGACCTCAAGCTCGGCATCTGCGGCGAGCACGGCGGTGACCCCGAGTCGGTGCACTTCTTCCACGAGGTGGGCCTGGACTACGTCTCCTGCTCGCCGTTCCGCATTCCGGTCGCCCGGCTCGAAGCGGGCCGCGCCGCCGCCGAATCGCGGGGCAGCGACAGCCGCTGA
- a CDS encoding winged helix-turn-helix domain-containing protein, whose translation MLRIHVSGVDLSRVRMATRPDAMWETILSFHRLRDRRASTVFGKWRKESRTRLNGEARLLSTVVPPRGYFPDFLTPSQGSAEPFGLDAGMEALRDTPVDRIRAETGLLTRSAPLARRPPPGSSSAPALPEALAEGRTEPLGRLISTLRAYHRAAVEPYWPHIRASVEADRAVRGRALLDGGADGLLATLPPMIRWRAPVLEADYPVDRELRLDGRGLLLQPSFFCRGTPVVYRDPVLPPVLVYPVTHPGAPAVPEPGPWLGRLVGHTRSAVLRSIDNGCTTSELARRTGVSLASASQHACVLREAGLVRTLRHGSSVLHTLTPLGAALIRGGAPIAVP comes from the coding sequence GTGCTGCGTATCCATGTGTCCGGGGTGGACCTTTCGCGCGTGCGGATGGCCACGAGGCCGGACGCGATGTGGGAAACCATTCTGAGTTTCCACCGGTTGAGGGACCGGAGGGCTTCCACCGTGTTCGGGAAATGGCGGAAGGAATCCCGAACCAGGTTGAATGGTGAAGCACGCCTGTTGTCCACCGTCGTTCCACCCCGCGGCTATTTCCCCGACTTCCTGACGCCCTCTCAGGGGAGTGCCGAGCCGTTCGGACTCGACGCCGGAATGGAGGCGCTGCGCGACACCCCGGTGGACCGGATCCGTGCGGAGACCGGGCTGCTCACGCGGAGCGCCCCCCTCGCCCGGAGACCGCCCCCCGGCTCCTCGTCCGCGCCCGCGCTGCCGGAGGCACTCGCCGAGGGGCGTACGGAGCCGCTGGGGCGTCTCATCTCCACCCTGCGCGCCTACCACCGTGCCGCGGTCGAGCCGTACTGGCCGCACATCCGGGCGAGCGTCGAGGCCGACCGGGCCGTCCGGGGGCGTGCCCTGCTGGACGGTGGCGCGGACGGACTCCTCGCCACCCTGCCGCCGATGATCCGCTGGCGTGCGCCCGTGCTGGAGGCGGACTACCCCGTCGACCGGGAACTGCGCCTCGACGGGCGGGGTCTGCTCCTGCAGCCCTCGTTCTTCTGCCGGGGCACCCCCGTCGTCTACCGCGACCCGGTCCTCCCGCCCGTCCTCGTCTACCCGGTCACCCACCCCGGCGCCCCGGCGGTCCCGGAACCCGGCCCCTGGCTCGGCCGGCTCGTCGGCCACACCCGTTCGGCGGTCCTGCGGTCCATAGACAACGGCTGCACGACGAGCGAACTGGCCCGCAGGACCGGGGTGTCCCTGGCCTCGGCGAGTCAGCACGCCTGTGTGCTGCGTGAGGCCGGCCTCGTCCGCACCCTGCGCCATGGCAGCTCGGTCCTGCACACCCTCACGCCGCTGGGCGCCGCCCTGATCCGGGGCGGCGCCCCGATAGCGGTGCCCTGA
- a CDS encoding VOC family protein yields the protein MPQPQMIFVNLPVKDLGTTKDFFAKLGFGFDPRFSDETTACLVISDTIFAMLISEPRFKDFTKKEIADASRTTEVLVALSADSRARVDELADAALAGGGSPANDPMDEGFMYGRSFQDPDGHIWEIVWMDPAAVEGQS from the coding sequence ATGCCTCAGCCTCAGATGATCTTCGTGAACCTGCCGGTCAAGGACCTCGGCACGACGAAGGACTTCTTCGCGAAGCTCGGGTTCGGCTTCGACCCGCGGTTCAGCGACGAGACGACGGCCTGTCTCGTCATCAGCGACACGATCTTCGCCATGCTCATCAGCGAGCCGCGCTTCAAGGACTTCACCAAGAAGGAGATCGCCGACGCCTCCAGGACGACCGAGGTCCTCGTCGCGCTGAGCGCGGACAGCCGCGCCAGGGTTGACGAGCTGGCGGACGCCGCGCTGGCCGGCGGAGGGTCGCCCGCCAACGACCCCATGGACGAGGGCTTCATGTACGGCCGGTCCTTCCAGGACCCGGACGGCCACATCTGGGAGATCGTCTGGATGGACCCGGCCGCGGTCGAGGGACAGTCCTGA
- a CDS encoding alkaline phosphatase PhoX yields the protein MERRTFLRTAVIGSSAAAFGGTLWRGAASAAPAQPATGPYGALQAADSDGIRLPSGFTSRIIARSGQTVPGTSYAWHSAPDGGATFTDGGGWIYVSNAEVSSGSGGGASAVRFDSSGTVTSAYRILSGTNNNCAGGRTPWNTWLSCEEVTRGSVYETDPWGVNAAVQRPALGRFKHEAAAADPDHGYVYLTEDETDGRFYRFRPTTWGNLSSGTLQVLVAGTGTSGPVTWATVPDPDGSPTQTRYQVSGAKAFNGGEGCFYAAGTCWFTTKGDNRVWAYDANASSLSLAYDDSLVTSGTAPLTGVDNVTRSASGDLYVAEDGGNMEICLITPADTVAPFLRISGQSGSEITGPAFSPDGRRLYFSSQRGTSGSSSGGITYEVTGPFRS from the coding sequence GTGGAACGTCGGACCTTCTTGCGCACAGCGGTGATCGGTTCATCGGCGGCGGCCTTCGGCGGCACCCTCTGGAGGGGTGCCGCCTCCGCCGCACCCGCCCAGCCGGCCACCGGGCCCTACGGCGCGCTGCAGGCCGCCGACAGCGACGGCATCCGGCTGCCGAGCGGCTTCACCAGCAGGATCATCGCCCGTTCGGGGCAGACCGTCCCCGGCACCTCGTACGCCTGGCACAGCGCACCGGACGGAGGGGCCACCTTCACCGACGGCGGCGGGTGGATCTACGTCTCCAACGCCGAGGTCTCCTCGGGCAGCGGCGGCGGGGCGAGCGCGGTTCGCTTCGACTCCTCGGGGACCGTCACCTCGGCGTACCGCATCCTGTCCGGCACGAACAACAACTGCGCCGGCGGCCGGACCCCGTGGAACACCTGGCTGTCCTGCGAGGAGGTCACCCGCGGATCCGTCTACGAGACGGACCCCTGGGGTGTGAACGCGGCCGTGCAGCGCCCGGCACTCGGACGCTTCAAGCACGAGGCGGCGGCGGCCGACCCCGACCACGGCTACGTCTACCTCACCGAGGACGAGACGGACGGGCGCTTCTACCGCTTCCGCCCCACCACCTGGGGCAACCTGTCGTCCGGCACGCTCCAGGTGCTGGTCGCGGGCACCGGTACCTCCGGCCCGGTGACCTGGGCGACGGTCCCCGACCCGGACGGTTCACCCACCCAGACCCGCTACCAGGTCTCCGGCGCGAAGGCGTTCAACGGCGGCGAGGGCTGCTTCTACGCGGCGGGCACCTGCTGGTTCACCACCAAGGGCGACAACCGGGTGTGGGCGTACGACGCGAACGCCTCGTCGCTGTCCCTGGCCTACGACGACTCGCTCGTCACCAGCGGCACCGCCCCGCTCACCGGGGTGGACAACGTCACCCGGTCCGCCTCGGGCGACCTGTACGTCGCCGAGGACGGCGGCAACATGGAGATCTGCTTGATCACCCCGGCCGACACGGTCGCCCCGTTCCTGCGGATCAGCGGCCAGTCCGGCTCGGAGATCACCGGCCCGGCCTTCTCCCCGGACGGCCGGCGGCTCTACTTCTCCTCGCAACGCGGGACCAGCGGCAGCTCGTCGGGGGGCATCACCTACGAGGTCACGGGGCCGTTCCGCTCCTGA
- the nirD gene encoding nitrite reductase small subunit NirD gives MTTQTLETAQDTGTIRLADGDAWLTVCDRSLLTPGRGVAALLPDGRQVALFVDRSGRVYAIDNRDPFTGAYVLSRGLVGSAGGRPFVASPLLKQRFDLETGACLDDDEVTVPVFAVRAD, from the coding sequence ATGACGACCCAGACACTGGAAACGGCGCAGGACACCGGGACGATCCGGCTCGCGGACGGGGACGCCTGGCTCACGGTCTGCGACCGTTCGCTGCTGACCCCGGGGCGCGGTGTCGCCGCGCTCCTCCCGGACGGCCGTCAGGTCGCCCTGTTCGTGGACCGGTCGGGACGCGTGTACGCGATCGACAACCGTGATCCCTTCACCGGTGCGTACGTCCTCTCCCGCGGTCTGGTCGGCTCCGCCGGGGGACGGCCGTTCGTCGCGTCGCCGCTGCTGAAGCAGCGCTTCGACCTGGAGACGGGCGCCTGCCTGGACGACGACGAGGTCACCGTGCCGGTCTTCGCGGTCCGCGCGGACTGA
- the nirB gene encoding nitrite reductase large subunit NirB, whose product MPVSTPPTAPTAGVPTIVVVGHGMVGQRFLEALADRGLTPAAGTARVVVLCEEPRPAYDRVQLTSYFSGRTPEDLSLVEAGFMERHGIELRVGDPAESVDREARTVTARSGETFSYDTLVLATGSYPFVPPVPGKDAEGCFVYRTIEDLLAIEEYAKNARTGAVVGGGLLGLEAAGALKGLGLDTHVVEFAPRLMPVQVDEGGGAALLRTIENMGLTVHTGVGTQEVTAGEDGRVDGMSLSDGSSLETDLVVFSAGVRPRDQLARDCGLAVGPRGGIVVDEECRTSDSDVFAIGECALASDGRVYGLVAPGYEMALAVADVIAGDAASFTGADLSTKLKLLGVDVASFGDAHGAAEGCLDVVYADSRSGVYKKLVIGQDGTLLGGVLIGDADQYGTLRPMTGTVLPVAPEQLVLPAGAGGPVTLGPSSLPDDAVICSCHNVTKGAICEHTTLPEVKKCTKAGTGCGSCVKVIGQLLPQPEDQGLCGCFEYTRSELYEIVRTLGVTTYAGLLDSHGRESARGGDGCEVCKPTVGSIIASLAPTVGASGYVLDGEQAALQDTNDHFLANLQRNGSYSVVPRIPGGEITPEKLIVIGEVARDFGLYTKITGGQRIDLFGARVDQLPLIWTRLVDAGFESGHAYGKSLRTVKSCVGQTWCRYGVQDSVKMAIDLELRYRGLRSPHKLKSAVSGCARECAEARGKDFGIIATAQGWNLYVGGNGGATPRHADLLAQDLSDAELVRLIDRFLMFYIRTADRLERTSTWLDRIEGGLDHVRDVVVHDSLGLCDELERLMADHVGGYRDEWAATIDDPERLRRFVTFVNAPDAPDPSVKFVPERDQVKPDLDILAGPVLAIRTLEGTSS is encoded by the coding sequence ATGCCGGTGTCCACTCCCCCGACCGCCCCCACCGCAGGCGTGCCGACCATCGTGGTCGTCGGGCACGGCATGGTCGGACAGCGGTTCCTGGAGGCGCTCGCCGACCGCGGCCTGACCCCCGCGGCGGGTACCGCCAGGGTCGTCGTGCTCTGCGAGGAGCCCCGCCCCGCGTACGACCGGGTGCAGCTGACCTCGTACTTCTCCGGGAGGACCCCGGAGGACCTCTCGCTCGTCGAGGCCGGTTTCATGGAACGCCACGGCATCGAGCTGCGCGTCGGCGACCCGGCGGAGAGCGTCGACCGTGAGGCCCGCACCGTCACCGCGCGCTCCGGGGAGACGTTCTCCTACGACACGCTGGTGCTGGCCACCGGCTCGTACCCGTTCGTGCCGCCCGTCCCCGGCAAGGACGCCGAGGGGTGCTTCGTCTACCGCACCATCGAGGACCTCCTCGCGATCGAGGAGTACGCGAAGAACGCGAGGACCGGCGCGGTCGTCGGCGGCGGGCTGCTCGGCCTGGAGGCCGCGGGCGCGCTGAAGGGACTCGGACTCGACACGCACGTCGTGGAGTTCGCCCCCCGGCTGATGCCGGTGCAGGTGGACGAGGGCGGTGGCGCGGCACTGCTGCGCACCATCGAGAACATGGGTCTGACCGTCCACACGGGTGTCGGCACCCAGGAGGTCACCGCGGGTGAGGACGGCCGGGTCGACGGCATGTCCCTGTCGGACGGTTCTTCGCTGGAGACCGACCTCGTCGTCTTCTCCGCCGGTGTACGTCCCCGTGACCAGCTGGCCCGCGACTGCGGTCTGGCGGTCGGCCCGCGCGGCGGCATCGTCGTCGACGAGGAGTGCCGCACCTCCGACAGCGACGTCTTCGCGATCGGCGAGTGCGCGCTCGCGTCGGACGGCCGGGTCTACGGGCTGGTGGCGCCGGGCTACGAGATGGCGCTGGCGGTCGCCGACGTGATCGCGGGCGACGCGGCCTCCTTCACCGGCGCCGACCTCTCCACCAAGCTGAAGCTGCTGGGTGTGGACGTCGCCTCCTTCGGCGACGCCCACGGCGCCGCCGAGGGCTGCCTCGACGTCGTGTACGCGGACTCCCGCTCGGGTGTCTACAAGAAGCTGGTCATCGGCCAGGACGGCACACTGCTCGGCGGTGTCCTCATCGGTGACGCCGACCAGTACGGCACGCTGCGGCCGATGACCGGCACGGTGCTCCCCGTCGCCCCGGAGCAGCTGGTGCTGCCGGCCGGTGCGGGCGGCCCGGTCACCCTCGGCCCGTCCTCGCTGCCCGACGACGCCGTGATCTGCTCCTGCCACAACGTCACCAAGGGCGCGATCTGCGAGCACACCACGCTGCCCGAGGTGAAGAAGTGCACCAAGGCAGGCACCGGGTGCGGCAGTTGCGTCAAGGTCATCGGACAGCTGCTGCCGCAGCCCGAGGACCAGGGGCTGTGCGGCTGCTTCGAGTACACCCGCAGCGAGCTGTACGAGATCGTCCGCACCCTCGGTGTCACGACGTACGCCGGGCTCCTCGACTCGCACGGCCGCGAGTCGGCCCGGGGCGGCGACGGCTGCGAGGTCTGCAAGCCCACGGTCGGCTCGATCATCGCGTCGCTGGCCCCGACGGTCGGCGCGAGCGGCTACGTCCTGGACGGCGAGCAGGCCGCCCTGCAGGACACCAACGACCACTTCCTGGCCAACCTCCAGCGCAACGGCTCGTACTCCGTCGTACCGCGTATCCCCGGCGGTGAGATCACCCCGGAGAAGCTGATCGTGATCGGCGAGGTGGCCCGGGACTTCGGCCTCTACACGAAGATCACCGGAGGCCAGCGGATCGACCTGTTCGGCGCCCGCGTCGACCAGCTGCCGCTGATCTGGACGCGCCTGGTGGACGCGGGCTTCGAGTCCGGGCACGCCTACGGGAAGTCGCTGCGCACGGTCAAGTCCTGCGTGGGGCAGACCTGGTGCCGCTACGGGGTCCAGGACTCCGTGAAGATGGCCATCGATCTGGAGCTGCGCTACCGGGGCCTGCGTTCCCCGCACAAGCTGAAGTCGGCGGTGTCCGGCTGCGCCCGGGAGTGCGCGGAGGCCCGCGGCAAGGACTTCGGGATCATCGCCACGGCGCAGGGCTGGAACCTCTACGTGGGCGGCAACGGCGGCGCCACCCCGCGTCACGCGGACCTGCTCGCCCAGGACCTCTCCGACGCCGAACTGGTGCGTCTCATCGACCGGTTCCTCATGTTCTACATCCGCACGGCGGACCGTCTGGAGCGCACCTCGACCTGGCTGGACCGGATCGAGGGCGGCCTGGACCACGTCCGTGACGTCGTCGTCCACGACTCGCTGGGCCTCTGCGACGAGCTGGAGCGGCTGATGGCCGACCACGTCGGCGGCTACCGCGACGAGTGGGCCGCGACCATCGACGACCCGGAGCGCCTGCGGCGCTTCGTGACCTTCGTGAACGCCCCCGACGCACCGGACCCCTCGGTCAAGTTCGTCCCCGAGCGGGACCAGGTCAAGCCCGACCTGGACATCCTCGCGGGTCCCGTGCTCGCCATCCGTACTCTTGAAGGGACTTCCTCCTGA